A single genomic interval of Leptidea sinapis chromosome 37, ilLepSina1.1, whole genome shotgun sequence harbors:
- the LOC126975705 gene encoding uncharacterized protein LOC126975705: MTGKQLSWGCWGNHDETPIRSNACWSSSNTQESNVTKRSHKRQALGSPTSPSVPSTAMLEEVRNIVNEVFEKEMSNLMANINKTITLTVSTCLKSIDSKIEELQRSVSFISSQYDDIKKEIDKYSDIFEKQRLENESLQSTVTDLTNKINLMEQQARSNNIEIQCVPESKNENLISITKQLSKTV; encoded by the exons ATGACTGGAAAACAACTATCCTGGGGGTGCT gGGGCAATCATGACGAAACACCTATACGTTCAAATGCCTGCTGGTCCAGTTCAAATACACAAGAATCTAATGTTACGAAAAGATCACACAAAAGACAAGCTCTCGGTTCTCCAACTTCACCAAGTGTACCTTCCACCGCCATGTTGGAAGAAGTACGAAACATCGTTAATGAAGTTTTTGAAAAAGAAATGTCAAACTTAATGGctaatataaacaaaactatAACCTTGACTGTCAGCACTTGTTTAAAAAGTATTGATAGCAAAATTGAAGAGCTCCAACGTTCAGTATCATTTATTAGCAGCCAATATGATGATATAAAAAAGGAAATTGATAAATACTCTgatatatttgaaaaacaaagacTTGAAAATGAATCACTTCAAAGCACTGTTACAGATCTAACGAACAAAATTAACTTAATGGAACAGCAAGCCCGTTCTAACAATATTGAAATTCAATGTGTTCCTGAGTcaaaaaacgaaaatttaatttctatcaCAAAACAGCTATCAAAGACAGTGTGA